In a genomic window of Alteromonas gilva:
- a CDS encoding DUF2798 domain-containing protein — translation MFPSRFAPLLFSVFMAFFMSAFMSFVVTLLNVGLTDDLINRWLTAWPKSFIIALPAIMLIGPAVKSIVERLVLQDTAPEQG, via the coding sequence ATGTTTCCTTCCCGCTTTGCCCCTTTGTTATTTTCGGTTTTTATGGCTTTCTTTATGTCTGCTTTTATGTCATTCGTCGTGACTTTGCTTAACGTTGGCCTGACGGATGATCTGATTAATCGTTGGCTCACAGCCTGGCCAAAGTCATTTATTATTGCTTTGCCGGCAATTATGCTCATCGGTCCGGCAGTCAAAAGCATTGTTGAACGACTGGTGTTGCAAGACACGGCCCCAGAGCAAGGCTAA
- a CDS encoding acyl-CoA dehydrogenase, which produces MLFWLIVVALIVALLKVKSLRQQWLTGPIFKWFKNVLPPLTQTEREAMEAGSVWVEGDLFAGKPDWQRLYSLDLPKLTAEEQSFIDNEVNELMTLIDDFSAVHTDKDFSPAAWQYMREKGFFAMIIPKEYGGKAFSALANSTIVSKIASRSVSAGVTVMVPNSLGPGELLSHYGTEEQKNYWLPRLANGTDIPCFALTGPEAGSDAGGIPDTGVITMGEYEGKDTLGIRLNWDKRYITLAPVATVLGLAFKLFDPDGLLGDKKDIGITCALIPTDHPGVETGQRHLPLEQAFMNGTTRGKDVFIPLDWIIGGAGYAGKGWRMLMECLSAGRGISLPALSTGNAQLSAQTTAIYSTIRQQFGCSLYEFEGVQEGLAQLTANAYQVEAVRHLTAGAIDLGQKPAVVTAIAKYHMTELARQSINIAMDISGGKGIQMGPNNYLASLYMAMPVSITVEGANILTRNLMIFGQGATRCHPYVFDEMVAAAEPDFDTGLAKFEPLLGKHIRFAIGNALAAFGHGLTGARFANAPKSDANKRHTQQIQRMSNALALCADVAMLMLGGELKRREMLSARLGDVLSELYLSSAVLKHFYSRGAPQSEQATVDYLITQSLYKCEVALKGYCRHISNPLVGTLLKRLLFPWGSSYNPPKDTLKTELALRLCQDKTFRNSITPMCYMGQHDHDPVAILNLAMTAIDELAPLVKKVKAAQITKKLPRKGSIFQLSEAALQAGVITADDAAQIARADTLRKKVINVDEFDFELTKTVDL; this is translated from the coding sequence ATGCTCTTTTGGTTGATAGTCGTGGCGCTGATCGTTGCGCTGTTAAAAGTAAAATCACTACGCCAGCAATGGCTGACCGGCCCGATTTTTAAATGGTTTAAAAATGTTTTGCCGCCACTGACGCAAACCGAACGCGAAGCTATGGAGGCAGGCTCTGTTTGGGTTGAGGGCGATTTATTCGCCGGCAAGCCAGATTGGCAACGACTGTATTCTCTGGATCTTCCCAAGCTTACTGCAGAAGAGCAGTCCTTTATCGACAATGAAGTCAATGAACTGATGACATTGATCGACGACTTCTCTGCTGTCCATACAGATAAAGACTTTTCACCGGCGGCCTGGCAGTACATGCGAGAAAAAGGCTTCTTTGCCATGATCATACCCAAAGAGTATGGTGGTAAAGCTTTTTCTGCCCTGGCAAATTCGACGATTGTGTCAAAAATTGCCAGTCGTTCGGTCAGTGCCGGTGTCACCGTGATGGTGCCCAACTCACTGGGCCCCGGCGAATTACTCAGTCATTACGGTACTGAAGAGCAAAAAAATTACTGGCTACCGCGATTAGCAAATGGCACTGACATCCCCTGCTTCGCGTTAACCGGCCCAGAAGCCGGTTCAGACGCCGGTGGTATCCCCGATACGGGAGTTATCACTATGGGTGAGTACGAAGGCAAAGATACCCTGGGTATTCGCCTGAACTGGGACAAGCGTTATATTACGCTGGCACCGGTTGCTACGGTACTCGGATTGGCCTTCAAACTGTTCGATCCCGATGGATTATTAGGCGATAAAAAGGACATTGGTATCACCTGCGCCTTAATACCTACTGATCATCCGGGGGTTGAAACAGGTCAGCGCCATCTGCCGCTGGAACAGGCCTTTATGAATGGCACCACGCGCGGTAAAGATGTGTTTATTCCGCTTGACTGGATTATTGGCGGTGCCGGGTATGCCGGTAAAGGCTGGCGCATGCTGATGGAGTGCTTATCCGCAGGACGCGGTATATCTTTGCCGGCGTTATCTACCGGCAACGCGCAACTGAGTGCGCAAACCACAGCAATTTACAGCACAATTCGTCAGCAGTTCGGCTGCTCGCTTTATGAGTTTGAAGGCGTGCAGGAAGGACTGGCACAGTTAACCGCCAATGCCTATCAGGTGGAAGCCGTTCGCCACCTTACTGCCGGCGCCATCGATCTGGGTCAAAAACCTGCGGTGGTAACAGCCATTGCCAAATACCACATGACCGAACTGGCACGCCAGAGCATCAACATTGCTATGGACATCAGCGGTGGTAAAGGTATTCAAATGGGCCCCAATAACTATCTGGCCTCGCTGTATATGGCGATGCCAGTCTCCATTACAGTAGAGGGCGCTAATATCCTCACGCGCAATCTGATGATATTCGGTCAGGGAGCCACGCGCTGTCATCCGTACGTGTTTGACGAAATGGTCGCAGCTGCTGAGCCAGACTTTGACACCGGGCTGGCGAAATTTGAGCCACTGTTGGGTAAACATATCAGATTCGCAATCGGTAATGCCTTAGCGGCTTTTGGTCATGGTTTAACCGGTGCGCGCTTTGCCAATGCGCCTAAATCCGATGCCAACAAACGCCACACCCAACAAATTCAACGTATGAGTAATGCACTGGCCTTGTGTGCTGATGTTGCCATGCTGATGCTCGGCGGCGAGTTAAAACGCCGTGAGATGCTCTCGGCCCGCTTAGGTGATGTACTCAGTGAGTTATATTTATCATCAGCTGTACTTAAGCACTTTTACAGCCGTGGCGCTCCGCAAAGTGAACAAGCGACGGTGGATTACCTCATTACCCAAAGCTTATACAAGTGCGAGGTGGCGTTAAAAGGCTACTGCCGTCACATCTCCAACCCACTGGTGGGCACATTGTTGAAACGCTTGCTGTTCCCATGGGGAAGCAGTTATAACCCACCTAAAGATACCTTAAAGACAGAACTCGCCTTACGGTTATGCCAGGATAAGACATTTCGCAACAGCATTACGCCGATGTGCTATATGGGGCAGCATGACCATGATCCTGTGGCAATACTCAACCTGGCCATGACCGCTATTGACGAGCTGGCACCATTGGTGAAGAAAGTAAAAGCCGCCCAGATTACCAAAAAATTACCTCGCAAGGGCAGTATATTCCAACTCAGTGAAGCCGCCCTGCAGGCGGGCGTTATTACAGCCGACGACGCGGCACAAATTGCCCGTGCTGATACGCTGCGCAAAAAAGTGATAAACGTTGATGAGTTCGACTTTGAGTTAACCAAAACCGTCGACCTTTAA
- a CDS encoding LacI family DNA-binding transcriptional regulator, which yields MKKLTLKDVAKQLGVSTATISNAFNRPDQLSASKRTEILDACKRIGYTGPNRAAQILRKGQSNIVALVLADSLDYMVTDPVANTFIQGVSRVLRENHKHLLLYAGDSESIIDVVDFVDGFICYGAPRNPDLSVQLKQQNKPVVTVDFNLEGSPAINIDNEQASYEIAKAALKPGDKVAILGLRLIESPNTCRIYDSPLLDAESSITHRRLDGYFQALKEVDIKVESDWIWNLPENAGMYAVQAAKEVLSCHPRPNVILCMSDIIALELLQCALSMGIDVPGELRITGFDGIEEAARTRPYMATVCQSSVEKGMQSARLLLSGENKSMSLPYEVRLGETI from the coding sequence ATGAAAAAACTCACACTCAAAGATGTAGCAAAGCAACTCGGCGTATCGACCGCAACCATCTCCAATGCGTTTAACCGTCCGGACCAGTTGTCAGCGTCGAAGCGCACTGAAATTCTTGATGCGTGTAAACGGATTGGTTACACCGGTCCTAACCGGGCGGCGCAAATTCTCCGTAAAGGGCAGTCCAACATTGTGGCATTGGTACTTGCCGACAGCCTTGATTATATGGTGACAGATCCGGTAGCAAATACTTTTATCCAGGGCGTTTCCCGGGTGTTGCGGGAAAATCACAAACACCTTTTGTTGTATGCCGGTGACTCTGAGTCGATTATTGATGTAGTGGACTTTGTTGATGGTTTTATTTGTTATGGTGCGCCGCGTAACCCCGATCTATCTGTTCAACTTAAACAACAAAATAAGCCCGTTGTCACAGTCGATTTTAACCTTGAAGGCAGTCCTGCAATCAATATTGACAACGAACAAGCCAGTTATGAAATAGCCAAAGCAGCATTAAAGCCAGGCGATAAAGTGGCTATTCTCGGCTTACGATTAATTGAGTCACCGAACACGTGCCGAATTTACGACAGCCCATTACTCGATGCCGAGTCATCTATTACTCACCGGCGTCTGGACGGATATTTTCAGGCACTCAAAGAAGTAGATATTAAAGTTGAGTCCGACTGGATCTGGAACCTCCCTGAGAACGCGGGTATGTATGCAGTGCAGGCGGCCAAAGAAGTGTTGAGCTGTCATCCACGCCCGAATGTTATTTTATGCATGAGTGACATTATTGCCCTGGAGTTGTTGCAATGCGCGTTGTCGATGGGCATCGACGTGCCGGGTGAGTTGAGAATTACCGGATTCGATGGTATCGAAGAAGCCGCCAGAACCCGTCCTTACATGGCTACGGTATGTCAGTCCAGCGTTGAAAAAGGCATGCAGTCTGCCAGGTTACTGTTGAGCGGCGAGAATAAAAGTATGTCATTGCCTTACGAAGTAAGGCTGGGCGAAACCATTTGA
- a CDS encoding GGDEF domain-containing protein has protein sequence MSLVFLNFSTISRLKILLFAISIALVLGYDLIPDKTQQVFPTDNAVVSLFSDKEIGGTSSVRWIDQAQTQYECSIGNGVTSYCGSAITWWDGKDLTLDLSNGFDKMLIDVTYQGNAPTVQIIVRSTFYSTHGRTDVPDKAMASIVDTADLTRMLELKLKDFRVLDWWISENKIAPSDTHPDWRDVITMGVNSSKSMTSGPEQITINSVVFSGRYFTKEQLYLSLLIIWGFIFVSQGLWHYFELQRRVKADEVKLLELAAISEQYRVQAETDVLTGLSNREGLAQTLSTIERMGELDNFAMLILDIDYFKQVNDNYGHDVGDQVLEEIAQLIKQNCRQTDLVSRWGGEEFIVLFRCKHADDTKRLAENIRLEIARKRFSQHQLTLTATIGATKLSQQEGFTEAFKRADTALYKGKQHGRNMLVLA, from the coding sequence GTGTCGTTAGTATTTTTAAATTTTTCGACTATTTCACGTTTGAAAATCCTGCTGTTTGCCATTTCGATAGCGTTGGTTCTCGGCTATGATTTAATTCCTGATAAAACCCAGCAAGTGTTTCCAACCGACAATGCGGTTGTGAGTTTGTTTAGTGATAAAGAAATAGGCGGCACCAGTTCGGTGCGCTGGATTGACCAGGCGCAAACTCAATATGAATGCAGTATTGGCAACGGCGTAACATCTTATTGTGGTTCAGCCATTACATGGTGGGATGGAAAGGATCTTACCCTTGATCTGAGTAATGGCTTCGATAAGATGTTGATTGATGTCACCTACCAGGGTAACGCCCCTACAGTTCAGATCATTGTCCGCAGTACTTTTTATTCAACCCATGGTCGCACTGACGTCCCCGATAAAGCCATGGCGTCAATTGTTGATACCGCAGATTTAACCCGCATGCTGGAACTCAAACTCAAGGACTTCCGGGTCCTTGACTGGTGGATTAGCGAAAACAAAATAGCTCCCTCAGACACTCATCCTGATTGGCGCGACGTCATTACTATGGGCGTTAACAGCTCAAAATCCATGACCTCAGGGCCTGAACAAATCACCATTAATAGTGTTGTTTTTAGCGGCAGGTATTTTACGAAAGAACAGTTATACCTTAGTCTATTGATAATTTGGGGATTTATTTTTGTTAGCCAGGGGCTGTGGCATTATTTTGAACTTCAGCGACGCGTGAAAGCCGATGAAGTAAAGCTACTTGAATTAGCTGCTATCAGTGAGCAATACCGGGTTCAGGCAGAAACCGATGTACTGACCGGTTTGAGCAACCGCGAGGGTCTGGCTCAAACGCTATCAACAATAGAACGTATGGGTGAACTCGACAATTTCGCCATGTTAATTCTCGATATCGACTATTTCAAACAAGTTAACGATAATTACGGTCATGACGTGGGCGATCAAGTGCTTGAAGAAATCGCCCAGCTAATAAAACAGAACTGCCGGCAAACCGATCTGGTGAGTCGTTGGGGGGGCGAGGAGTTTATTGTTTTATTTCGCTGTAAACATGCCGACGATACTAAACGTTTAGCTGAAAATATTCGCCTGGAAATAGCCCGTAAACGTTTCAGCCAGCATCAGTTAACACTTACAGCCACGATTGGAGCAACCAAACTGTCTCAACAAGAAGGATTCACGGAAGCCTTTAAACGGGCCGACACCGCGCTATACAAAGGTAAGCAACATGGGCGTAACATGCTGGTTCTGGCTTAA
- a CDS encoding M1 family metallopeptidase, translated as MKRLLSWVSCMLLLVAHSAIAKDVEYRLPSAIEPTFQQIHLNIDPDKPDYSGSTIIDVTVKEDVTKVGFYQMDIQVTNAELRQGNRIYPLRIEHGDFNMTWGLSSATVPAGKYELAIDFEGKVNTSSDGMYLSSFEGNNYIFTQFEDMHARKAFPSFDEPDFKIPYQMTITTPEQQVVASNTPVEKRTVEDGMQTVTFMKTKPMPTYLIAYTVGPFDSVEMEGLSVPGKLYVPKGYADKTKFVVQHTPEILQALENFFGSEYPYRKLDFVAVPNFTHGAMENAGLITYRDSLLLLEDNPGLAERSGPLNVIAHELAHQWYGNLVTMAWWDDLWLNEAFASWMASYVMMELYPELNFKDRIIQEGAFSADASPTVKPVKKVVRTQPDVMDGLGLNYSKGESILQMIESLIGTENFQKGVQAYMKKHAWGNTQADDLWAALDKVSDFDLSAMMKGYLEQPGYPLMEISNNGEISQKRFHLAGAKVAPQTWAVPLNISYKKDGQIKREIVFIDSATTRLPQLAEADWVFPNDNATGYFRWRITAEQLDGLLADLDVLNNREKKNVLYNAQALLNGGETGIDTVMQVLNALAQDEDPVVIRASVSTLAGFLYLVNDDNEAEFAALLNDKYMPLLNKLTLTQSDDDDESVIRLRTQLYSMLGHHSDNEALTAKSKKLAEQYLADTSSISNGIARTALSVVTKGEDADPAWFERIMKVFADSKLPNVKNTLLYSMSYEDEVMVNKMLDLALTDNVTPANTISMLGVVARNLDDQTLFYKWLKNNTAAVLEKMPDYHVSRMPEFLSTTCDSDNLSKAIAFYGPIKDDHEGMARSYEIMMDESNQCLRLKDTYQDEFNTFLSSL; from the coding sequence ATGAAAAGACTCTTATCCTGGGTCTCATGCATGTTGTTGCTGGTGGCTCATAGCGCCATCGCAAAAGATGTAGAATATCGGTTGCCAAGTGCAATTGAACCAACTTTTCAGCAAATTCACTTAAACATTGATCCTGATAAGCCTGACTACTCAGGTTCGACCATCATTGACGTTACCGTAAAAGAAGACGTCACTAAGGTGGGCTTTTATCAAATGGATATTCAGGTTACTAACGCCGAGCTGCGTCAGGGCAATCGCATTTATCCGCTGCGTATCGAACATGGCGATTTTAATATGACCTGGGGGCTTAGCTCTGCTACTGTCCCTGCCGGCAAATACGAGCTGGCGATTGATTTTGAAGGTAAGGTAAACACCTCCTCTGATGGTATGTATTTGTCGAGCTTCGAGGGCAATAACTATATTTTCACGCAATTTGAAGACATGCATGCCCGCAAGGCGTTCCCGAGCTTTGACGAGCCAGACTTTAAAATTCCGTACCAAATGACGATTACCACTCCTGAGCAGCAGGTTGTGGCGTCGAATACGCCGGTTGAAAAGCGCACCGTTGAAGACGGGATGCAAACCGTAACCTTTATGAAAACTAAACCCATGCCGACCTATTTAATTGCCTACACAGTGGGACCATTTGATAGCGTAGAGATGGAAGGTTTGTCGGTTCCCGGTAAACTGTACGTGCCAAAAGGCTATGCCGATAAAACCAAATTTGTGGTTCAGCATACGCCGGAAATTCTGCAAGCGCTGGAGAACTTTTTTGGTAGCGAATATCCTTACCGCAAACTCGACTTTGTCGCGGTACCTAACTTTACTCACGGCGCAATGGAAAATGCCGGTCTGATTACGTACCGCGATAGTCTTTTGCTACTGGAAGATAATCCGGGGTTGGCAGAGCGTTCTGGCCCGCTTAATGTGATTGCCCACGAACTGGCTCACCAGTGGTATGGCAACCTGGTTACCATGGCCTGGTGGGACGACCTGTGGTTAAACGAAGCGTTTGCTTCGTGGATGGCCAGCTATGTGATGATGGAGCTTTACCCTGAACTGAACTTTAAAGACCGTATCATTCAGGAAGGTGCCTTTAGTGCAGACGCCAGCCCAACAGTGAAGCCAGTTAAAAAGGTTGTTCGCACGCAACCGGATGTCATGGACGGATTGGGTTTAAATTACTCGAAAGGGGAATCCATTCTGCAAATGATTGAGTCACTGATCGGCACAGAGAACTTTCAGAAAGGTGTTCAGGCGTATATGAAAAAACACGCCTGGGGCAACACCCAGGCCGACGATTTGTGGGCCGCGCTGGACAAGGTGTCTGATTTTGATTTAAGCGCCATGATGAAAGGCTATCTTGAGCAACCGGGCTACCCGTTGATGGAAATAAGCAACAACGGTGAGATCAGTCAAAAACGTTTCCATTTAGCCGGTGCGAAAGTTGCGCCGCAAACCTGGGCTGTGCCGCTCAATATCAGTTATAAAAAAGACGGCCAGATAAAGCGTGAAATTGTATTTATTGACAGCGCTACCACGCGTTTACCGCAACTCGCCGAAGCGGACTGGGTATTCCCTAATGACAATGCAACGGGCTATTTCCGCTGGCGTATTACCGCTGAGCAGCTCGATGGCTTGTTAGCCGATCTGGATGTGCTTAACAATCGTGAAAAGAAAAACGTCCTGTACAACGCCCAGGCTTTGTTGAATGGTGGTGAAACCGGTATCGACACTGTTATGCAAGTGCTTAATGCACTCGCTCAGGACGAAGATCCGGTAGTGATCCGTGCGTCGGTAAGCACTCTGGCGGGTTTTCTGTATTTAGTTAATGACGACAACGAAGCTGAGTTTGCCGCATTGCTTAACGACAAATATATGCCGTTGTTGAATAAACTCACGTTGACGCAGAGTGATGATGATGACGAAAGTGTCATTCGTTTGCGTACTCAGTTGTACAGTATGTTAGGTCATCACAGTGACAACGAAGCGTTAACGGCAAAAAGTAAAAAGCTGGCAGAGCAGTATTTGGCGGATACCTCGAGTATTTCTAACGGTATTGCCCGCACTGCACTGAGCGTTGTCACAAAGGGTGAAGATGCTGACCCGGCCTGGTTTGAGCGCATTATGAAAGTCTTTGCGGACAGTAAGCTGCCCAATGTTAAAAACACGCTACTTTACTCTATGAGCTATGAAGATGAAGTAATGGTCAATAAAATGTTGGATCTGGCTCTGACCGATAATGTAACACCAGCGAATACCATCAGTATGCTGGGTGTGGTTGCCCGCAACCTCGACGATCAGACGTTATTTTATAAATGGCTGAAAAACAACACCGCCGCGGTGCTTGAGAAAATGCCTGACTACCATGTATCACGAATGCCTGAGTTTTTATCGACTACGTGTGACAGCGATAACTTAAGTAAGGCTATTGCGTTTTATGGTCCGATAAAAGATGACCATGAAGGCATGGCGCGCAGTTATGAAATCATGATGGATGAGTCGAATCAGTGTCTGCGTTTAAAAGACACCTATCAGGATGAGTTTAATACGTTCCTGAGCTCACTATAG
- a CDS encoding LysR family transcriptional regulator produces the protein MKPSIDDIALFIQVVKHGNLAGAARQLSLPAATVTRRLQKLEHATGAKLLHRSARQCVLTQDGEVYYQTYAGLVGQFESAWQLLSEESQQLSGKLKVLAPVNISHSILRPMWVSFTRQYPDIELELLLSNHPMDIIETQADLAVRIGKQNDSSLYQRRLGQIDTLLVATPGYIERFGMPQHPGELVEHDLIGLTMRPKWLLHNESTGQTFTVYPRCRAQINDPVLVKHFVCDSQGIALAPWLEVKAELEAGHLVRVLPQWGGEVRELLMLWPGGKLMTKRLKCLSEHIYQYVQQHL, from the coding sequence ATGAAACCATCAATCGATGACATTGCCTTGTTTATACAGGTCGTTAAGCATGGCAACCTGGCCGGTGCAGCGCGACAGTTGAGCTTGCCTGCGGCCACGGTGACCCGGCGTTTACAGAAGCTTGAGCATGCCACAGGAGCAAAATTGTTGCACCGCTCTGCACGTCAATGTGTGCTCACTCAGGACGGTGAAGTGTATTACCAGACCTACGCCGGGCTCGTCGGGCAGTTTGAATCAGCCTGGCAATTACTCAGTGAAGAAAGCCAGCAGTTGAGCGGTAAGCTTAAGGTGCTGGCGCCGGTCAATATATCGCACAGTATTCTGCGGCCCATGTGGGTATCATTTACACGCCAGTATCCCGATATTGAGCTGGAGTTACTATTGAGTAATCACCCTATGGATATCATTGAAACGCAGGCCGATCTGGCGGTACGGATCGGAAAACAAAATGATTCCTCGTTATATCAGCGCCGTTTGGGCCAGATAGATACACTGCTGGTCGCCACCCCCGGTTATATTGAGCGATTCGGGATGCCGCAGCACCCCGGTGAATTAGTTGAGCATGATCTGATTGGCCTGACAATGCGACCCAAATGGTTATTGCACAACGAATCAACAGGGCAAACCTTTACGGTTTATCCACGCTGCCGTGCACAGATCAATGACCCGGTATTGGTAAAGCATTTCGTGTGCGACTCCCAGGGCATTGCGTTGGCGCCATGGCTGGAAGTCAAAGCGGAACTCGAAGCCGGTCATTTAGTGAGAGTACTGCCACAATGGGGCGGCGAAGTCAGAGAGTTACTAATGCTGTGGCCTGGCGGCAAGCTAATGACAAAGCGACTTAAGTGTCTCAGTGAACATATTTATCAGTATGTTCAGCAGCATCTTTAA
- the upp gene encoding uracil phosphoribosyltransferase: MAIHEITHPLIQHKIGLMREASISSKDFRELAAEVGSLLTYEATRHLPTETVNIKGWTGEALQVKSIKGKKITVVPILRAGLGMLEGVLNLIPNAKISVVGLYRNEETLKPVAYFDKVVKQIDKRTALIVDPMLATGGTLIATIDLLKAKGCQNISGLFLVAAPEGIKAVQHVHPDVEIYTASIDQRLNKKGYILPGLGDAGDKIFGTR; this comes from the coding sequence ATGGCTATCCACGAAATCACACACCCGCTTATTCAACATAAAATTGGTTTAATGCGTGAAGCTTCAATCAGTAGTAAAGACTTTCGCGAACTCGCTGCTGAAGTGGGAAGTTTGCTGACCTATGAAGCAACCAGACACTTGCCAACAGAGACCGTAAACATAAAAGGCTGGACAGGGGAGGCCTTGCAGGTAAAGAGTATCAAAGGTAAAAAAATCACTGTGGTGCCTATTTTGCGTGCAGGGCTGGGGATGCTGGAAGGAGTTCTGAATTTAATTCCTAATGCAAAAATCAGTGTGGTGGGGCTTTATCGCAATGAAGAAACATTAAAACCGGTGGCTTATTTTGACAAAGTGGTGAAGCAAATTGATAAACGTACAGCATTAATTGTTGACCCAATGCTGGCGACTGGCGGAACACTTATAGCCACCATTGACCTGCTCAAAGCCAAAGGGTGTCAGAACATCTCAGGATTATTTTTAGTTGCCGCACCGGAGGGGATCAAAGCGGTTCAGCATGTTCACCCCGATGTTGAAATTTATACCGCGTCAATTGATCAGCGACTAAACAAAAAAGGCTATATTTTGCCGGGGTTAGGCGATGCCGGAGATAAAATATTCGGCACACGTTAG
- the nhaA gene encoding Na+/H+ antiporter NhaA has translation MDKITEISDVVENFLKRESSAGILLIFATVAALIVANSPLNVYYDQLVSLPVVIAAGSFSIDKPLLLWINDGLMAVFFFHVGLELKREVCEGELSNPKDIILPAAGAIGGMLVPALIYVAINWGSPTAISGWAIPAATDIAFALGIMALLGSRAPASLKVFLVTLAIIDDIGAIVIIALFYTENITVTALFIAAVCFGILWIMNRRNVVDLPGYIIVGVVLWVALLKSGVHATLAGVLLAAFIPMRSKQDSRSSPVTRLEHELNSVVSFAIIPIFAFANAGINFGNISPEGIFHPVTWGIFLGLVVGKQVGVFAFCWLIVKLKLASLPSDLNLKHIYGCSLLCGVGFTMSLFIGGLAFQHSGINQIFDERVGILAGSALSAVLGYLVLYWVGRPVHRTVDEIPNK, from the coding sequence ATGGATAAAATTACTGAAATTTCTGATGTGGTAGAGAATTTCCTGAAGCGCGAGTCCTCTGCCGGTATATTGTTAATATTCGCCACGGTAGCGGCATTAATTGTCGCCAATTCTCCTCTGAATGTTTATTACGATCAATTAGTATCGTTACCGGTTGTTATTGCCGCGGGTAGCTTTAGCATTGATAAACCACTGCTGCTGTGGATAAACGATGGCTTAATGGCGGTGTTTTTTTTCCACGTTGGATTGGAACTCAAACGTGAAGTCTGTGAAGGCGAGCTATCTAACCCCAAAGATATCATTTTACCTGCTGCCGGCGCCATTGGCGGTATGCTTGTTCCCGCGCTGATATATGTGGCGATTAACTGGGGCAGTCCTACTGCCATATCCGGTTGGGCTATTCCCGCGGCGACAGACATCGCCTTTGCATTAGGCATCATGGCGTTGTTAGGCAGCCGCGCACCAGCCAGTCTAAAAGTGTTTTTGGTAACGCTGGCTATTATTGACGACATTGGCGCTATTGTGATCATTGCGCTGTTTTATACCGAGAATATTACGGTAACCGCATTATTTATTGCGGCGGTTTGCTTTGGTATTTTATGGATAATGAACCGTCGCAATGTTGTGGATTTGCCGGGCTACATTATTGTTGGCGTGGTGCTTTGGGTTGCCCTGCTTAAGTCTGGTGTTCATGCAACGTTAGCGGGAGTGCTGTTGGCTGCCTTCATACCTATGCGGTCGAAGCAAGACAGCCGAAGCTCACCGGTGACTCGCCTGGAGCATGAACTAAACTCAGTCGTTAGCTTTGCCATTATCCCTATTTTTGCCTTTGCTAACGCAGGTATCAACTTTGGTAATATTTCGCCAGAAGGTATTTTTCACCCCGTCACCTGGGGAATATTTCTAGGTTTGGTAGTCGGTAAACAAGTTGGGGTTTTTGCATTTTGTTGGCTGATCGTAAAGTTAAAACTGGCATCACTACCGTCTGACCTCAACCTTAAACACATTTATGGCTGTTCATTACTTTGCGGCGTGGGATTTACCATGAGCCTATTTATCGGCGGTCTGGCCTTTCAGCATTCGGGAATTAATCAGATTTTTGATGAACGAGTAGGCATTCTGGCGGGCTCTGCGTTATCGGCAGTGTTAGGTTATCTTGTGCTTTACTGGGTTGGCAGGCCAGTACATCGTACTGTTGATGAAATCCCTAATAAATAA